Proteins from a genomic interval of Microbacterium abyssi:
- a CDS encoding PAC2 family protein: MDALGDRIIVVAFDGWNDAGEAASGAIEVLRESADYELVHSVDPELYFDYQYTRPSSKMDATGRRELRWPEASLWRPRAERQDGEPEFWLLTGVEPARTWQAFANEFIDVALRDDITGFILLGAMLSDVPHTRPISIFAASSNEQARETLGLERSLYEGPVGILSVIEHFAEGAGIPSATLWASVPHYVASAAPSPKATLALLDRLEELTGVDFPRERLRTDAATWEASIDAAAADDEEMTEYIHQLERTRDTWDSPEASGDAIAQAFERYLRRRDDGPGDRKR, from the coding sequence ATGGATGCACTCGGAGATCGCATCATCGTGGTCGCCTTCGACGGCTGGAACGACGCCGGCGAGGCCGCGAGCGGTGCGATCGAGGTGCTGCGCGAGAGCGCGGACTACGAACTCGTCCACTCCGTGGATCCGGAGCTCTACTTCGACTATCAGTACACCCGGCCGTCCTCCAAGATGGACGCCACGGGCCGTCGGGAGCTGCGCTGGCCGGAAGCGTCGCTCTGGCGTCCGCGGGCCGAGCGCCAGGACGGGGAGCCGGAGTTCTGGCTGCTCACCGGAGTGGAGCCGGCGCGCACCTGGCAGGCCTTCGCGAACGAGTTCATCGATGTCGCCCTGCGCGACGACATCACCGGTTTCATCCTGCTCGGCGCGATGCTCTCCGACGTCCCGCACACGCGCCCCATCTCGATCTTCGCCGCCAGCTCGAACGAGCAGGCCCGTGAGACCCTCGGCCTCGAACGCTCGCTGTACGAGGGCCCGGTCGGCATCCTCAGCGTGATCGAGCACTTCGCCGAAGGCGCCGGCATCCCGAGCGCCACTCTGTGGGCGAGCGTGCCGCACTACGTGGCCTCCGCGGCGCCGTCGCCCAAGGCGACGCTGGCCCTGCTCGACCGCCTCGAGGAGCTCACCGGCGTGGACTTCCCCCGTGAGCGCCTCCGCACGGATGCCGCCACCTGGGAGGCATCGATCGACGCGGCCGCGGCGGACGACGAGGAGATGACCGAGTACATCCACCAGCTCGAGCGCACGCGCGACACGTGGGACTCCCCCGAGGCGTCCGGCGACGCGATCGCCCAGGCGTTCGAGCGCTACCTGCGCCGCCGGGACGACGGCCCCGGCGACCGCAAGCGCTAG
- a CDS encoding HAD family phosphatase, with protein sequence MSHKPQAVLWDMDGTLVDTEPYWMAAETALVESFGGTWSHEQAIQLVGNGLEDSARILRDAGVDMAPEAIVAHLTEEVRTALATQGVPFRPGARELLRDLQAAGIRTALVTMSLRRMARSVVDLMDFDAFEHIVAGDDADHPKPHPAPYLQAADLLGIDIADALVIEDSVTGLRSGLASGAVALGVPHMIPLDEAGAHALWPTLEGRTAGDIVDVFSSVRTQQREGALR encoded by the coding sequence GTGAGTCACAAGCCGCAGGCAGTCCTCTGGGACATGGATGGAACACTGGTCGACACCGAGCCGTACTGGATGGCGGCCGAGACGGCTCTGGTGGAGTCGTTCGGCGGCACCTGGAGCCACGAGCAGGCGATCCAACTCGTCGGGAACGGGCTGGAGGACAGCGCGCGGATCCTCCGGGATGCGGGCGTCGACATGGCGCCGGAGGCCATCGTCGCGCACCTGACCGAAGAGGTCAGGACCGCTCTCGCCACGCAGGGCGTGCCCTTCCGCCCCGGCGCACGCGAGCTGCTGCGCGACCTCCAGGCCGCGGGAATCCGCACCGCGCTGGTGACGATGTCGCTGCGACGGATGGCCCGCAGCGTCGTCGACCTGATGGATTTCGACGCGTTCGAGCACATCGTCGCCGGTGACGATGCGGATCACCCGAAGCCGCATCCCGCGCCCTACCTGCAGGCCGCCGACCTGCTCGGCATCGACATCGCCGATGCGCTGGTGATCGAGGATTCCGTCACCGGGCTGCGTTCCGGGCTCGCATCCGGCGCCGTCGCACTGGGCGTTCCGCACATGATCCCGCTCGACGAGGCCGGTGCGCACGCGCTGTGGCCGACGCTCGAAGGACGCACGGCCGGCGACATCGTCGATGTGTTCTCCTCCGTGCGCACGCAGCAGCGCGAAGGGGCACTGCGTTGA
- a CDS encoding tRNA (adenine-N1)-methyltransferase: MSAASRPSGPFRVGDRVQLTGPKNRLHTVTLAEDGEMHTHHGVLFHRDLIGLPDGSVVANSSGHEYLALRPLLRDFAMSMPRGAAIVYPKDAAQIVMQADIFPGATVVEAGVGSGALSLSLLRAIGPAGRLVSFERREDFAEVARSNVETFFGAEPETWEVVVGDLLDALPQTQPAGSVDRVVLDMLAPWEVMDAVAEALTPGGVVLCYVATATQLSRVAEYIRGTGCFTDPDASETMVRGWHVEGLAVRPDHRMVAHTGFLLTARRLAPGTVAPEVKRRASKSSYGDEDVELWTPGAVGDRDITDKNLRKRAREAARAADGARQAAASRDAEERSQ; the protein is encoded by the coding sequence TTGAGCGCCGCGTCGCGCCCGAGCGGTCCGTTCCGCGTCGGCGACCGCGTGCAGCTCACCGGGCCCAAGAACCGCCTGCACACCGTCACCCTCGCCGAGGACGGCGAGATGCACACGCATCATGGCGTGCTGTTCCACCGCGACCTGATCGGTCTTCCGGACGGTTCGGTCGTCGCCAACAGCTCGGGCCACGAATACCTGGCGTTGCGCCCGCTGCTGCGGGACTTCGCGATGTCGATGCCGCGTGGCGCGGCGATCGTCTATCCGAAGGATGCCGCGCAGATCGTGATGCAGGCCGACATCTTCCCCGGCGCCACGGTCGTGGAGGCCGGCGTCGGATCAGGTGCGCTGTCGCTGTCGCTGCTGCGCGCGATCGGTCCCGCCGGTCGTCTGGTGTCGTTCGAGCGCCGTGAGGACTTCGCCGAGGTCGCGAGGTCCAACGTCGAGACGTTCTTCGGCGCGGAGCCGGAGACCTGGGAGGTCGTCGTCGGCGATCTGCTCGACGCGCTGCCACAGACGCAGCCGGCCGGAAGCGTGGATCGCGTGGTCCTCGACATGCTCGCGCCGTGGGAGGTGATGGATGCCGTCGCAGAGGCCCTGACGCCAGGGGGAGTCGTGCTCTGCTACGTGGCGACCGCGACTCAGCTCTCGCGCGTGGCCGAGTACATCCGTGGCACGGGCTGCTTCACAGATCCGGACGCCTCTGAGACGATGGTGCGCGGCTGGCACGTGGAGGGACTGGCCGTCCGCCCGGATCACCGCATGGTCGCCCACACCGGCTTCCTCCTCACCGCCAGGCGCCTCGCGCCGGGAACGGTGGCGCCGGAGGTCAAGAGGCGTGCCTCCAAGTCGAGTTACGGCGATGAGGACGTCGAGCTCTGGACGCCGGGAGCCGTCGGCGACCGCGACATCACGGACAAGAATCTCCGCAAGCGTGCACGGGAAGCGGCCAGAGCCGCAGACGGCGCGCGCCAGGCCGCCGCGTCGCGCGACGCCGAGGAACGATCGCAATAG
- a CDS encoding FKBP-type peptidyl-prolyl cis-trans isomerase: MRKTSAALATLALAAVALTGCAAGPSFDGAACDRAASSSGIADLADVSGEIGSKPDVGLFTPIGGETSSFGDIVVGSGPALTSSTQSAVFEFSLFSGKTGEPVAATAYDEDSAQLASVGYWAQTVPAFGSALECATEGSRVLTVVSPEDFGAQNLTSFGLDEDEPVVAVFDVVKAYPSRAEGALQYNDASGMPTVVRAPDGRPGIIVPDSDAPAELEVQTLIKGDGEKVAEDDTLLVNYTGVTWDDREVFDSSWDRGAATFDMASLIPGFTQGLTGQTVGSQVLIVVPPELGYGEAGTGGVPGNATLVFVVDILGIDPPTTAQQ, encoded by the coding sequence GTGCGTAAAACCTCAGCCGCTCTGGCCACACTCGCCCTTGCCGCCGTCGCCCTGACCGGATGCGCGGCCGGCCCCTCATTCGACGGTGCGGCGTGCGATCGCGCGGCATCCTCGAGCGGCATCGCGGATCTCGCCGACGTCTCCGGCGAGATCGGGAGCAAGCCCGACGTCGGGCTGTTCACGCCCATCGGCGGTGAGACCAGCTCTTTCGGCGACATCGTCGTCGGCTCAGGCCCGGCCCTCACCAGCTCCACGCAGAGCGCGGTCTTCGAGTTCTCGCTGTTCTCGGGCAAGACCGGCGAACCGGTGGCCGCGACCGCCTACGACGAGGACAGTGCTCAGCTGGCGAGCGTCGGCTACTGGGCGCAGACCGTCCCGGCATTCGGCAGCGCACTGGAATGCGCGACCGAGGGCTCGCGCGTGCTCACCGTCGTTTCGCCCGAGGACTTCGGCGCGCAGAACCTCACCAGCTTCGGCCTCGACGAGGATGAGCCGGTCGTCGCGGTGTTCGACGTCGTGAAGGCCTACCCCAGCCGGGCCGAGGGCGCGCTGCAGTACAACGACGCGTCCGGCATGCCGACCGTCGTGCGCGCCCCTGACGGCCGCCCCGGCATCATCGTCCCGGACAGCGACGCTCCGGCCGAGCTCGAGGTGCAGACGCTGATCAAGGGCGATGGGGAGAAGGTCGCCGAGGACGACACCCTGCTCGTCAACTACACCGGAGTGACCTGGGACGACCGCGAGGTCTTCGACTCTTCTTGGGATCGCGGGGCCGCGACCTTCGACATGGCGAGCCTCATCCCCGGCTTCACGCAGGGCCTCACCGGTCAGACCGTCGGCTCGCAGGTGCTCATCGTGGTTCCGCCGGAGCTCGGCTACGGAGAGGCGGGTACCGGCGGCGTTCCCGGGAACGCGACACTCGTGTTCGTCGTCGACATCCTCGGCATCGATCCGCCGACAACAGCGCAGCAGTGA
- a CDS encoding helix-turn-helix transcriptional regulator, producing MAARIPPEERQTNLVVALMATEIGLTKQQILDSVSGYRQRAETGGRTDALEKMFERDKDELRALGVPIETIGDSSDPNDLREARYRIPKAEYDLPADISFSPAELAVLQLAGSVWSAESASADAQAGVRKIRALGIDGDEPIIGFAPRITARESSFAPLQAAIEECRVVTFDYLKPGEQAPRRRKVEPLALLDFEARWHVYGIDLDADGDRTFLLSRIVDDVTVTRTTFDPGLREGAGERALAGLDAVAARNSALLEITPGTEAALRLGRRAKSETQGYSVPYVDLHIFADELASYGPEVRVVEPAALRDAVVARLTAIVAAHESASNGERGA from the coding sequence ATGGCCGCCCGCATTCCCCCGGAAGAGCGTCAGACGAACCTCGTCGTGGCGCTGATGGCCACGGAGATCGGGCTCACCAAGCAGCAGATCCTCGACAGCGTGTCGGGGTACCGTCAGCGCGCCGAAACCGGCGGCAGGACCGACGCACTGGAGAAGATGTTCGAGCGCGACAAGGACGAGCTGCGCGCGCTCGGCGTCCCGATCGAGACGATCGGCGATTCAAGCGATCCGAACGATCTGCGCGAGGCGCGCTATCGGATCCCGAAGGCCGAGTACGATCTCCCGGCCGACATCTCGTTCAGCCCTGCCGAACTCGCCGTGCTCCAGCTCGCCGGCAGCGTGTGGAGTGCGGAGTCGGCATCCGCCGATGCCCAGGCCGGGGTCCGTAAGATCCGCGCTCTCGGCATCGACGGCGACGAGCCGATCATCGGCTTCGCCCCCCGGATCACGGCGCGCGAGAGCAGCTTCGCACCGCTGCAGGCCGCGATCGAGGAATGCCGTGTTGTGACTTTCGACTACCTCAAGCCGGGGGAGCAGGCACCGCGCCGACGCAAGGTGGAGCCGCTCGCCCTACTGGACTTCGAGGCGCGCTGGCATGTCTACGGCATCGACCTCGACGCCGACGGCGATCGCACATTCCTGCTGAGCCGTATCGTCGACGACGTCACCGTGACGCGCACGACCTTCGACCCGGGTCTCCGCGAGGGCGCAGGCGAACGCGCCCTCGCCGGACTCGACGCCGTGGCCGCACGCAACTCAGCACTGCTGGAGATCACACCCGGTACCGAGGCGGCGCTGCGACTCGGCCGACGGGCGAAGAGCGAGACCCAGGGGTACAGCGTGCCCTACGTCGACCTGCACATCTTCGCCGACGAGCTCGCCTCCTACGGGCCGGAGGTGCGCGTCGTGGAGCCCGCTGCACTGCGTGACGCCGTCGTGGCCCGTCTCACGGCGATCGTGGCGGCGCACGAGTCCGCATCGAACGGTGAGCGAGGCGCATGA
- a CDS encoding helix-turn-helix transcriptional regulator, with product MADKPRPLLAADRVRAYLTLVPYLLERGEVSLDEAAREFDVSVDEMRSMVEKLTVIGLPGDSGYWQQPHELFDINWDLLDEEGVIEITNDVGLRRVPRFTAREAAALLAGLQMVAAVPAVSDPGLVAGLIAKLSRAAANAPADVVIAPSAVDEVRDAVSAALRESVAVSFRYQAPDAEPTTRTVDPVQVLITNGQWYLQGWCHLRRAMRTFHLDRVSEPQLTDIPITHADAPVPNAFGTGGDDTAVTVRLPHRLVPLLGDYVRADNSQADGDHVLVSIRLSDPRGIKRVAGRFGGQLQVLDPDVARAAARDWAAAGLALYGRP from the coding sequence ATGGCGGACAAGCCCAGACCGCTGCTCGCTGCGGATCGGGTGCGCGCGTATCTGACCCTCGTGCCGTACCTGCTCGAGCGCGGCGAGGTGTCCCTCGACGAGGCCGCGCGCGAGTTCGACGTCTCCGTCGACGAAATGCGCAGCATGGTCGAGAAGCTGACCGTGATCGGCCTGCCCGGCGACAGTGGCTACTGGCAGCAGCCGCACGAGCTGTTCGATATCAACTGGGACCTGCTCGATGAGGAAGGCGTCATCGAGATCACGAACGATGTCGGTCTCCGTCGCGTGCCTCGATTCACCGCCCGTGAGGCGGCCGCTCTGCTCGCCGGTCTCCAGATGGTCGCGGCCGTACCTGCAGTCTCGGATCCGGGTCTCGTCGCCGGGCTCATCGCCAAGTTGTCCCGTGCTGCCGCGAACGCGCCCGCCGACGTCGTCATAGCGCCGAGCGCGGTCGACGAGGTGCGCGACGCCGTATCGGCTGCCCTGCGGGAGAGCGTGGCCGTGTCGTTCCGCTATCAAGCGCCGGATGCCGAGCCCACCACCCGCACGGTGGACCCGGTGCAGGTCCTGATCACCAACGGCCAGTGGTACCTGCAGGGCTGGTGCCATCTGCGCCGGGCGATGCGCACCTTCCATCTCGACCGCGTCAGCGAGCCGCAGCTCACCGACATCCCGATCACGCATGCGGACGCGCCCGTGCCGAATGCCTTCGGAACGGGCGGCGACGACACCGCGGTCACGGTGCGTCTGCCCCATCGCCTCGTGCCTCTTCTGGGCGACTACGTGCGGGCGGACAACTCCCAGGCCGACGGCGATCACGTGCTCGTCAGCATCCGTCTTTCCGATCCGCGCGGGATCAAACGCGTCGCAGGACGGTTCGGCGGTCAGCTCCAGGTGCTCGACCCCGATGTCGCACGTGCGGCCGCGCGCGACTGGGCGGCGGCCGGACTCGCCCTGTACGGGAGACCGTGA
- the tatA gene encoding twin-arginine translocase TatA/TatE family subunit, producing MGNLFAGPHLWIILIIILLLFGAAKLPALAKSMGQSARVFKGEMKAMKDDDAQSPAAGGSDATAANTVQENAVQEPIDRPADRDTPPRSS from the coding sequence ATGGGTAATCTTTTCGCAGGTCCACATCTGTGGATCATCCTGATCATCATCCTGCTGCTCTTCGGCGCTGCGAAGCTGCCGGCGCTCGCGAAGAGCATGGGCCAGTCCGCCCGCGTGTTCAAGGGCGAGATGAAGGCCATGAAGGACGACGACGCGCAGTCTCCGGCGGCAGGCGGATCCGACGCCACGGCGGCGAACACAGTCCAGGAGAACGCGGTCCAGGAGCCGATCGATCGCCCCGCCGATCGGGACACGCCACCGCGCAGTTCGTAG
- the tatC gene encoding twin-arginine translocase subunit TatC, whose amino-acid sequence MSLGAHLKEARRRLIIAVIGLAVGMVVAFFVTDPIIWYITEPIRILDAERGTETPFAQFVFSGVSSAFDLRLRISFAIGLLISAPVWLWQIWAFIMPGLTRKEVRYTISFVAAAIPLFFGGAYVAVLVAPHVIEIMSNFVPEGGVNYFNAKEYYDFIFKFIIVIGVAFVLPVFMVALNFAGLLTGRAMLGGWRWAVLIAALFAAIATPAADIFSMLLLAGILVVLYLAASLLSLLLDRRRRKRTGPDGLPLTEADA is encoded by the coding sequence ATGTCGCTCGGCGCACATCTGAAGGAAGCGCGTCGACGCCTGATCATCGCCGTGATCGGCCTTGCCGTCGGCATGGTCGTCGCCTTCTTCGTGACCGATCCCATCATCTGGTACATCACCGAGCCGATCCGGATCCTGGATGCCGAGCGCGGTACCGAGACGCCGTTCGCCCAGTTCGTGTTCTCGGGAGTCTCCTCCGCGTTCGATCTGCGACTGCGCATCTCGTTCGCCATCGGCCTGCTCATCTCGGCCCCGGTCTGGCTGTGGCAGATCTGGGCCTTCATCATGCCCGGCCTCACGCGCAAGGAGGTCCGCTACACGATCTCCTTCGTCGCAGCGGCCATCCCGCTCTTCTTCGGCGGCGCGTACGTCGCGGTGCTCGTCGCCCCGCACGTGATCGAGATCATGTCGAACTTCGTGCCCGAAGGCGGCGTGAACTACTTCAACGCCAAGGAGTACTACGACTTCATCTTCAAGTTCATCATCGTCATCGGCGTCGCCTTCGTGCTCCCCGTGTTCATGGTGGCGCTGAATTTCGCGGGACTCCTCACGGGGCGCGCGATGCTGGGCGGCTGGCGCTGGGCGGTTCTCATCGCGGCGCTGTTCGCCGCGATCGCGACGCCGGCCGCTGACATCTTCTCGATGCTGCTGCTCGCCGGAATCCTGGTCGTCCTCTATCTCGCCGCGAGCCTGCTCTCGCTGCTCCTCGACCGGCGTCGACGCAAACGAACCGGGCCCGACGGCCTTCCACTGACGGAGGCTGACGCATGA
- a CDS encoding DEAD/DEAH box helicase, with the protein MSSPADRYAAARDSASHPETAAFAAKQRFDLDPFQIEGCHALERGRSVLVAAPTGAGKTIVGEFAIHLAMQTPNDKAFYTTPMKALSNQKFRELVEVYGAENVGLLTGDTNINGNARIVVMTTEVLRNMIYADSAALGALRYVVMDEVHYLADRFRGAVWEEVIIHLPSSVRLVSLSATVSNAEEFGDWLDTVRGDTEVIVSEIRPVPLEQHVLVRDDLLPLFDDRAGVATATVNQELMRIRSFTGSRYDSNKRAQSYISGRHAGRQSPRPPRGGRRPVRAANAQRIERMDRPDVIQLLERTNLLPAIFFIFSRVGCDAAVQQVRRSGIRLTTQEERREIREYVEESTRTLQDEDLGVLGYFEWVDNLERGVASHHAGLLPAFKEVVEELFRRKLVKVVFATETLALGINMPARTVVLEKMEKFNGEARVAITSGEYTQLTGRAGRRGIDVEGHAVVQWTEGMDPQAVAALASRRTYPLNSSFRPTYNMAVNLIDMFGRPRARQVLESSFAQFQADRAVVGLARQVREAEESLDGYLKAMQCDRGDFLDYAGIRRELSDLEKKNRQDAHGPRGARDKRMKRIQSLRTRMQRHGCHGCPDREAHARWAERYWKLKRQTDRTRKQIENRTGTVARVFDRVVEVLATLDYVTGTGSDTMLTEAGRTMRRIYGERDLLVAESLRQGLWNGLDAPSLAAMACCLVYEPRRDEANSGERGLPRGPFRAAYEKTTTLWSELDDLEQAHNLPGSEPLAAGLAGAMHAWARGALLDRVLVDADMAAGDFVRWAKQTIDLLDQLSIVAEDLGLARTARQALDGVRRGIVAYSTM; encoded by the coding sequence ATGAGCTCACCAGCAGATCGCTACGCCGCCGCACGCGACAGCGCGTCGCACCCGGAGACCGCCGCCTTCGCCGCCAAGCAGAGGTTCGACCTCGATCCCTTCCAGATCGAAGGATGCCACGCCCTCGAGCGGGGTCGCAGTGTGCTCGTCGCCGCTCCCACCGGCGCCGGCAAGACGATCGTCGGCGAGTTCGCGATCCACCTCGCCATGCAGACACCGAACGACAAGGCCTTCTACACGACGCCGATGAAGGCGCTGTCGAACCAGAAGTTCCGAGAGCTCGTCGAGGTCTACGGGGCCGAGAACGTCGGCCTGCTCACGGGCGACACGAACATCAACGGCAACGCGCGGATCGTCGTGATGACGACCGAGGTGCTGCGGAACATGATCTACGCCGACTCGGCCGCGCTCGGCGCCCTTCGCTACGTCGTGATGGACGAGGTGCACTATCTCGCCGATCGCTTCCGCGGCGCCGTGTGGGAAGAGGTGATCATCCATCTGCCGTCCTCGGTGCGGCTGGTCTCGCTCAGCGCCACCGTCTCGAACGCCGAGGAGTTCGGCGACTGGCTCGACACGGTTCGCGGCGACACCGAGGTGATCGTCTCCGAGATCCGTCCGGTGCCGCTCGAGCAGCACGTGCTGGTGCGGGATGACCTGCTGCCGCTGTTCGACGATCGCGCCGGGGTCGCGACGGCGACGGTGAACCAGGAGCTCATGCGCATCCGCTCCTTCACCGGCTCGCGGTACGACAGCAACAAGCGCGCGCAGTCGTACATCAGCGGCAGACACGCCGGCAGGCAGAGCCCCCGTCCGCCGCGCGGCGGACGACGTCCGGTGCGGGCGGCGAACGCACAGCGCATCGAGCGGATGGACCGTCCGGACGTCATCCAGCTGCTCGAGCGCACCAATCTGCTGCCGGCGATCTTCTTCATCTTCAGCCGCGTCGGCTGCGACGCCGCCGTCCAGCAGGTCCGTCGCTCCGGCATCCGACTGACGACGCAGGAGGAGCGGCGCGAGATCCGGGAGTACGTGGAAGAGAGCACCCGGACTCTGCAGGATGAGGACCTCGGGGTGCTCGGCTACTTCGAGTGGGTGGACAATCTCGAGCGGGGCGTGGCGTCGCACCACGCGGGACTCCTGCCGGCGTTCAAGGAGGTCGTCGAGGAGCTGTTCCGGCGCAAGCTCGTCAAGGTCGTCTTCGCCACGGAGACGCTGGCGCTCGGCATCAACATGCCCGCCCGCACGGTCGTGCTCGAGAAGATGGAGAAATTCAACGGAGAGGCGCGCGTCGCCATCACGTCGGGGGAGTACACCCAACTGACCGGGCGCGCAGGCCGACGCGGCATCGATGTCGAGGGACACGCCGTCGTGCAGTGGACCGAGGGCATGGATCCGCAGGCGGTGGCCGCGCTCGCGTCACGGCGCACGTATCCGCTGAATTCCAGCTTCCGTCCCACGTACAACATGGCCGTGAACCTGATCGACATGTTCGGGCGCCCGCGAGCACGTCAGGTCCTCGAGTCATCGTTCGCGCAGTTCCAGGCGGATCGCGCGGTCGTGGGCCTGGCCCGTCAGGTCCGTGAGGCCGAGGAATCGCTGGACGGCTACCTCAAAGCGATGCAGTGCGATCGTGGCGACTTCCTCGATTACGCCGGCATCCGTCGTGAGCTGAGCGATCTCGAGAAGAAGAACCGGCAGGATGCGCATGGACCGCGCGGCGCACGCGACAAGCGCATGAAACGCATCCAGAGTCTCCGCACGCGAATGCAGCGCCACGGCTGCCATGGCTGTCCGGATCGCGAGGCGCACGCCCGCTGGGCCGAGCGGTATTGGAAGCTGAAGCGGCAGACCGACCGCACGCGAAAGCAGATCGAGAACCGCACCGGCACCGTCGCGCGCGTGTTCGATCGCGTCGTCGAGGTGCTCGCCACTCTGGACTACGTCACGGGCACCGGTAGCGACACGATGCTCACCGAGGCCGGCCGCACCATGCGACGGATCTACGGCGAACGCGACCTACTGGTGGCCGAGTCGCTGCGTCAGGGGCTGTGGAACGGCCTGGACGCGCCTTCGCTCGCCGCGATGGCGTGCTGCCTGGTGTACGAGCCGCGTCGTGACGAGGCGAACTCGGGGGAGCGGGGGCTGCCTCGCGGGCCGTTCCGCGCGGCCTACGAGAAGACGACCACACTGTGGTCAGAACTCGACGATCTCGAGCAGGCGCACAACCTTCCGGGCTCCGAGCCGCTTGCCGCCGGCCTCGCTGGAGCGATGCACGCCTGGGCGCGCGGGGCCCTGCTCGACCGCGTCCTGGTCGACGCCGACATGGCGGCGGGTGACTTCGTCCGCTGGGCGAAGCAGACGATCGATCTCCTCGACCAGCTCTCGATCGTGGCCGAGGACCTGGGTCTCGCTCGCACTGCCCGCCAGGCGCTCGACGGCGTGCGCCGCGGCATCGTCGCCTACTCGACGATGTGA
- the lnt gene encoding apolipoprotein N-acyltransferase: MPSASADPAGRTRPLLPLWLAVPVAAVAGLLMDLAYPAVSAWILAFPAVALLLLALIGRRAWSALLVGFAYGAVFFFLLVSWTSRYLGVIPWSALALLEAALTAVAVILITLAYRWLPRAVPGTVGRLVLLPAAVGALWVGRELLLGSWPYTGFPWARLGMTQSESPLATLSSWVGVSGLSFLMVFAVAMLIESARLRLWRRPLRLIAPAVLVLVLFVTPAFPTTDAGTMRIGAVQGNGPTGYFDDREPYAVVQAQTDATEPLYGEDVDLLVWPEGGLDGDPFQNDSLARRMTMVSNRVDAPLLANAATGRGEQFFNTSMLWVQDGTAELTHDKRFPVPFGEYVPDRDFYYAIVPDLIGLIGREYTHGTNPPLVDVGGVKVGLAICFDVIYDEVISEGLRGGAEVLVFQTNNADFRGTDENLQQLAFARMRAVETGRSVVNVSTVGTSQMIAPDGRTFAALDADEAGAMLENVELRSGLTAGVILGPWLQQLLLWGGLGALLIGWWRARPRR; the protein is encoded by the coding sequence ATGCCATCCGCCTCCGCCGACCCCGCGGGTCGGACCCGACCGCTGCTGCCGCTCTGGCTCGCCGTACCCGTCGCCGCCGTCGCCGGCCTGCTGATGGATCTCGCATACCCGGCGGTGAGCGCCTGGATCCTCGCATTCCCGGCGGTCGCGCTGCTGCTGCTGGCCCTGATCGGACGTCGTGCCTGGTCTGCGCTGCTGGTGGGCTTCGCCTACGGCGCGGTGTTCTTCTTCCTCCTCGTCTCGTGGACCTCGCGCTACCTGGGCGTCATCCCGTGGTCGGCGCTCGCGCTGCTGGAAGCCGCGCTCACGGCAGTCGCCGTGATCCTCATCACGCTGGCCTATCGCTGGCTGCCGCGCGCCGTCCCCGGAACAGTGGGACGCCTTGTGCTGCTGCCCGCCGCGGTGGGCGCCCTTTGGGTGGGCAGAGAGCTCCTGCTGGGGTCCTGGCCCTACACGGGCTTTCCGTGGGCCAGGCTCGGCATGACGCAGTCGGAGAGCCCCCTGGCGACACTGTCGTCGTGGGTGGGCGTCAGCGGGCTGAGCTTCCTGATGGTGTTCGCCGTCGCGATGCTGATCGAGAGCGCGCGGCTGCGACTGTGGCGGCGACCGCTACGGCTGATCGCGCCGGCCGTTCTCGTGCTCGTTCTGTTCGTCACACCCGCCTTCCCCACGACGGATGCCGGAACCATGCGGATCGGGGCCGTACAGGGGAACGGCCCCACGGGCTACTTCGATGATCGCGAGCCCTACGCCGTCGTACAGGCGCAGACGGATGCCACCGAACCGCTGTACGGCGAGGACGTGGATCTGCTCGTGTGGCCGGAGGGCGGACTGGACGGCGACCCGTTCCAGAACGACTCGCTCGCACGGCGGATGACGATGGTGTCCAATCGCGTCGACGCTCCACTGCTCGCGAATGCGGCAACGGGTCGAGGCGAGCAGTTCTTCAACACGTCGATGCTCTGGGTGCAGGACGGCACCGCAGAGCTGACGCACGACAAGCGCTTCCCCGTGCCGTTCGGCGAGTACGTGCCGGACCGCGACTTCTACTATGCGATCGTCCCGGATCTGATCGGGCTCATCGGACGCGAATACACGCACGGCACGAATCCACCGCTCGTGGACGTCGGGGGCGTCAAGGTCGGACTGGCGATCTGCTTCGACGTGATCTACGACGAGGTCATCTCAGAGGGCTTGCGCGGCGGCGCTGAGGTGCTGGTGTTCCAGACCAACAACGCCGATTTCCGCGGCACCGACGAGAACCTGCAGCAGCTGGCGTTCGCGCGGATGCGGGCCGTCGAGACCGGTCGCAGCGTCGTCAACGTCTCGACCGTGGGCACCAGCCAGATGATCGCCCCGGATGGCCGGACGTTCGCAGCGCTGGACGCAGATGAGGCCGGAGCGATGCTCGAGAATGTCGAGCTGCGCTCCGGCCTCACCGCTGGCGTGATCCTGGGGCCCTGGTTGCAGCAGCTGCTGCTGTGGGGCGGACTGGGCGCGCTCCTGATCGGGTGGTGGCGCGCCCGTCCTCGGCGTTAG